A region from the Drosophila mauritiana strain mau12 chromosome 2L, ASM438214v1, whole genome shotgun sequence genome encodes:
- the LOC117144066 gene encoding LOW QUALITY PROTEIN: serine protease inhibitor 42Dd (The sequence of the model RefSeq protein was modified relative to this genomic sequence to represent the inferred CDS: inserted 2 bases in 2 codons; substituted 1 base at 1 genomic stop codon) has protein sequence MRDILKLPDNKKEVAAIYKDLLSKLERREKVAILSLPNRIXVNKKFELVPEYNQMVKDSFKAEAEAISADDPKIIAFIVNKWVDNQTCGKIRDLVKPSDVTNQVLVILNAIYFKGQWQSKLNTEHTKSDFHISDQKSCYFGMMSLVKPFRASYSIELGAKFIELPYKNSNLSMVSYLPDKVGGLAELEKNMVGFTPKLINIDVHLRLPKFKIEFFANIEPVLIAMGIQDAFKTFTDFNDLVANSGTYXGGVVHEAFLEVNKEGSKAAAATAVIFKYKXPPMDFNVNHPFAYVIRDAETIYFQGHFVNPER, from the exons ATGAGGGATATTTTGAAACTGCCCGACAACAAAAAGGAAGTGGCAGCCATATACAAGGATCTTCTGAGTAAGCTCGAACGGCGCGAAAAGGTAGCCATTCTTAGTCTGCCAAATCGCATATAAGTTAACAAGAAGTTTGAGCTAGTTCCGGAGTACAATCAGATGGTAAAGGATTCCTTTAAGGCTGAAGCGGAGGCAATCAGCGCTGACGATCCCAAGATAATCGCTTTCATTGTCAATAAGTGGGTAGATAATCAGACGTGTGGCAAAATCAGAGACTTAGTTAAGCCCAGTGACGTGACGAATCAGGTATTGGTCATCTTAAATGCCATTTACTTTAAGGGCCAGTGGCAGAGCAAATTGAATACCGAGCACACGAAGTCCGATTTCCATATTTCGGATCAAAAGAGT TGTTACTTCGGGATGATGTCACTAGTTAAACCATTTAGGGCTTCATATAGTATAGAACTAGGTGCCAAATTTATCGAGCTGCCCTACAAAAATTCAAACCTTTCCATGGTCAGTTATCTACCTGACAAAGTCGGTGGTCTAGCAGAGTTGGAGAAAAATATGGTTGGATTCACTCCGAAACTTATCAATATTGATGTGCATCTAAGGCTTCCCAAGTTCAAAATCGAGTTCTTCGCTAATATAGAGCCAGTTCTTATAGCG ATGGGCATACAAGATGCGTTCAAGACATTCACTGACTTCAATGATCTGGTCGCGAACAGTGGGACAT GTGGGGGCGTCGTTCATGAGGCGTTCCTGGAGGTTAATAAGGAAGGTTCTAAAGCAGCGGCTGCAACAG CTgtaatttttaagtata TCCCGCCAATGGATTTTAATGTCAATCATCCATTTGCCTATGTCATTCGCGATGCGGAAACCATTTACTTTCAGGGCCACTTCGTGAACCCGGAACGATAA